Proteins from a single region of Streptococcus mitis:
- a CDS encoding ABC transporter ATP-binding protein: protein MAMIEVEHLQKNFVKTVKEPGLKGALRSFIHPEKQTFEAVKDLTFEVPKGQILGFIGANGAGKSTTIKMLTGILKPTSGFCRINGKIPQDNRQDYVKDIGVVFGQRTQLWWDLALQETYTVLKEIYDVPDSLFHKRMDFLNEVLDLKDFIKDPVRTLSLGQRMRADIAASLLHNPKVLFLDEPTIGLDVSVKDNIRRAITQINQEEETTILLTTHDLSDIEQLCDRIFMIDKGQEIFDGTVSQLKETFGKMKTLSFELLPGQSHIASHYEGLPDMAIDRQGNSLNIEFDSSRYQSADIIKQTLSDFEIRDLKMVDTDIEDIIRRFYRKEL from the coding sequence ATGGCAATGATAGAAGTGGAACATCTTCAGAAAAATTTTGTGAAGACTGTTAAGGAACCGGGCTTGAAGGGGGCTTTGCGCTCCTTTATTCATCCTGAAAAGCAGACCTTTGAAGCTGTCAAAGATTTGACCTTTGAGGTGCCCAAAGGGCAAATTTTAGGATTTATCGGGGCAAATGGTGCTGGGAAGTCGACAACCATTAAAATGCTGACAGGGATTTTAAAACCGACATCTGGTTTTTGTCGGATTAATGGCAAGATTCCCCAGGACAATCGCCAAGATTATGTCAAGGATATTGGAGTGGTCTTTGGACAACGCACCCAGCTATGGTGGGATTTGGCTCTACAAGAGACCTACACGGTCTTGAAAGAGATTTACGATGTGCCAGACTCGCTCTTTCATAAGCGTATGGACTTTTTGAATGAAGTCTTGGATTTGAAGGACTTTATCAAGGATCCCGTACGAACTCTTTCACTGGGGCAACGGATGCGGGCGGATATTGCAGCTTCCTTGCTTCACAATCCCAAGGTTCTCTTTTTAGATGAGCCGACCATTGGGTTGGACGTTTCGGTCAAGGACAATATTCGTCGGGCTATCACCCAAATCAATCAAGAGGAAGAAACAACCATTCTCTTGACCACTCATGACCTGAGCGATATTGAGCAACTCTGTGATCGGATCTTTATGATTGATAAGGGGCAGGAGATTTTTGATGGAACGGTGAGCCAACTTAAGGAAACCTTTGGAAAGATGAAGACTCTTTCTTTTGAACTGCTACCAGGTCAAAGTCATATCGCTTCTCACTATGAAGGCCTGCCTGATATGGCCATTGATAGACAAGGGAATAGTCTCAACATTGAATTCGATAGTTCTCGCTACCAATCAGCTGACATTATCAAGCAAACCCTATCTGATTTTGAAATCCGCGATTTGAAGATGGTGGATACGGATATTGAGG
- a CDS encoding ISL3 family transposase, which translates to MEQLHFITKLLDIKDPNIQFMDIINRDTHKEIIAKLDYDSPSCPECGSQMKKYDFQKPSKIPYLETTGMPTRILLRKRRFKCYQCSKIAVAETPLIKKNHQIPRIINQKIAQKLIEKTSMTDIAHQLSISTSTVIRKLNDFNFKHDFSRLPEIMSWDEYAFTKGKMSFIAQDFDNLNIITVLEGRTQAIIRNHFLRYDRAVRCQVKIITMDMFSPYYDISRKLFPNAKIVLDRFHIAQHLSRAMSRVRVQIMNQFERKSHEYKAIKRYWKLIQQDSRKLSDKRFYRPTFRMHLTNKEILDKLLSYSEDLKHHYNLYQLLLFHFQNKEPDKFFGLIEDNLKQVHPLFHTVFKTFLKDKEKIVNALQLPYSNAKLEATNNLIKLIKRNAFGFRNFENFKKRIFIALNIKKERTKSVLSRS; encoded by the coding sequence ATGGAACAATTACATTTTATCACAAAACTGCTCGATATCAAAGACCCTAATATCCAATTTATGGATATCATCAATAGGGATACTCACAAAGAAATCATCGCTAAACTGGACTACGACTCTCCATCTTGTCCTGAGTGTGGAAGTCAAATGAAGAAATATGATTTTCAAAAACCGTCTAAGATTCCTTACCTCGAAACGACTGGTATGCCTACTAGAATCCTCCTTAGAAAACGCCGTTTTAAGTGCTATCAGTGCTCGAAAATAGCGGTCGCTGAGACTCCTCTAATAAAGAAAAATCATCAAATCCCTCGTATCATCAACCAAAAAATTGCTCAAAAGCTGATTGAAAAAACTTCTATGACCGATATTGCCCATCAGCTTTCCATTTCAACTTCAACTGTCATTCGAAAGCTCAATGATTTCAACTTTAAGCATGATTTTTCTCGTCTTCCTGAGATTATGTCTTGGGACGAGTATGCCTTCACTAAGGGAAAGATGAGTTTCATTGCGCAAGATTTTGATAATCTCAACATTATCACTGTTCTTGAAGGCAGAACACAAGCTATCATCCGAAATCACTTTCTGCGCTACGATAGAGCCGTTCGTTGTCAGGTGAAAATCATTACTATGGATATGTTTAGCCCCTACTACGATATTTCCAGAAAACTTTTTCCTAACGCTAAAATCGTTCTCGACCGCTTTCACATTGCCCAACATCTCAGCCGTGCTATGAGTCGTGTGCGTGTCCAAATTATGAATCAGTTTGAGCGAAAATCCCATGAATACAAGGCTATCAAGCGTTACTGGAAGCTCATTCAACAGGATAGTCGTAAATTGAGTGATAAACGTTTCTATCGCCCTACTTTTCGCATGCATCTAACCAACAAAGAGATTCTAGATAAGCTTTTGAGCTATTCAGAAGACTTGAAACACCACTACAATCTCTATCAGCTCTTACTTTTTCACTTCCAGAACAAGGAACCTGACAAATTCTTCGGACTTATTGAGGACAATCTAAAGCAGGTTCATCCTCTTTTTCACACTGTCTTTAAAACCTTCCTCAAGGACAAAGAAAAGATTGTCAATGCTCTTCAACTACCTTATTCTAATGCCAAATTAGAAGCGACTAATAATCTCATTAAACTTATCAAACGAAATGCATTTGGTTTTCGGAACTTTGAAAACTTCAAAAAACGGATTTTTATCGCTCTCAATATCAAAAAAGAAAGGACGAAATCCGTCCTTTCTAGATCTTAG
- a CDS encoding N-acetylmuramoyl-L-alanine amidase family protein gives MKDNIVSFFQYFLWKRKIKEVHTHNEASVRRVFRSIAQNGFDYYGESVPYGRAKWFIESEKEFYNEFSNTEFEYFGYSPVRSLKEEDFKEYGLLLTQYGIFEKMQIKDQERCNVQFFPFSNLWKVEVDDNDQLAFYYPYGIIKRLNVSNSLNYVVRELNELIASGYTNDVQVENLNTQLLKIGKKNVNSTTFRRGTEIGVVSWILLSVGDRLHKAQINAMVSAPSGHGHAAEYANNLMDKIKYPFHYVRQTGQDNAKNGADRMVGNQKIQTKYYARASGTVNSAFESKSEGGMYKYKGMQLEVPKDQYDKAVELFEEKIRQGKVEGVNNPAEAKNIIRKGHITYNEAKLIAKGGNLTSIKFDAIDGAINSLPGVGISFVIVFSQAKWSGAETKDAALMAGKAGLRTLAMGTSIYVASQQFAKIFTKQINDYFGKKITAEVVARRAAPVISFAVIMGPDIFEALVGRISSQQLLKNAAVAGGGMMAGAGAGAVGGAIAGPIGALAGAIIGGIAGGIGAKAIADQFIEDDRVEMFAQLKEEFIDIVMVISLSQKEFNKIQEDVFNEQLEGLLKDMFQRKENSRTYAKEFVEEKVKSVIKDRKRVELKGIIEAVQVINDIQDSSESGWIQNDGAWYYLNNSGSLARGWIQDNEHWYYLSEDGALVTGWFKYNDVWYYLKDSGAMATGWIQDSGKWYYLNEDGSMVTGWYQVGEIWYYSYSSGELAVNTTIDGYRVNENGECVD, from the coding sequence ATGAAAGATAATATCGTGAGTTTTTTTCAGTATTTTTTATGGAAAAGAAAAATTAAAGAGGTCCATACTCACAATGAAGCTAGTGTTAGAAGAGTGTTTAGGTCTATTGCACAGAATGGATTTGATTATTATGGTGAGTCAGTACCTTATGGTCGGGCTAAGTGGTTTATTGAGTCAGAAAAAGAATTTTATAATGAATTCTCTAATACTGAATTTGAATATTTTGGCTATTCTCCGGTTAGAAGTTTAAAGGAAGAAGATTTTAAAGAATATGGTTTACTCTTGACCCAGTATGGAATTTTCGAAAAAATGCAAATCAAGGATCAAGAAAGGTGTAATGTACAATTTTTTCCATTTTCCAATTTATGGAAAGTAGAAGTAGATGATAATGATCAGTTAGCATTTTACTATCCATATGGGATTATTAAACGTTTGAATGTCTCGAATAGTTTGAACTATGTTGTTAGGGAATTGAATGAATTGATTGCCTCTGGTTATACAAATGATGTACAAGTTGAAAATTTAAATACACAGTTATTAAAAATTGGTAAAAAGAATGTTAATTCAACTACCTTTAGAAGAGGAACTGAAATAGGAGTTGTTTCTTGGATTTTATTAAGTGTTGGTGACAGATTGCATAAAGCTCAAATAAATGCAATGGTTAGCGCTCCTTCAGGTCATGGACATGCAGCTGAGTATGCAAATAATCTGATGGATAAGATTAAATATCCATTCCACTATGTAAGACAAACTGGTCAAGATAATGCCAAAAATGGCGCTGATCGAATGGTTGGAAATCAAAAAATTCAAACTAAATATTATGCAAGAGCAAGCGGGACTGTAAACTCAGCTTTCGAGTCTAAAAGCGAAGGAGGAATGTATAAGTATAAAGGAATGCAATTGGAAGTTCCTAAAGATCAATATGATAAAGCAGTAGAGTTATTTGAAGAAAAAATTAGACAAGGTAAAGTTGAAGGAGTTAATAATCCAGCTGAGGCAAAAAATATCATCAGAAAAGGTCATATTACCTATAACGAAGCAAAATTGATAGCCAAAGGAGGTAATTTGACCTCTATTAAATTTGATGCAATTGATGGAGCTATTAATTCATTACCAGGTGTAGGTATAAGCTTTGTTATTGTCTTTTCTCAGGCCAAATGGTCGGGTGCAGAAACCAAAGATGCGGCTCTAATGGCTGGTAAAGCAGGATTACGAACCCTAGCTATGGGAACTAGTATTTATGTTGCGTCACAGCAATTTGCAAAAATATTTACAAAACAAATTAATGATTATTTTGGAAAAAAAATTACAGCTGAAGTAGTTGCAAGACGAGCTGCACCGGTGATTTCATTTGCTGTTATTATGGGTCCAGATATTTTTGAAGCGCTTGTTGGAAGAATTTCTTCACAGCAGTTATTAAAAAATGCAGCAGTTGCTGGGGGCGGTATGATGGCAGGAGCTGGTGCAGGTGCGGTTGGTGGTGCAATTGCTGGACCAATAGGTGCATTAGCGGGTGCGATTATAGGAGGAATTGCAGGAGGAATAGGAGCAAAAGCAATTGCGGATCAATTCATAGAAGATGATCGTGTGGAAATGTTTGCTCAATTAAAAGAAGAGTTTATTGATATTGTGATGGTTATTTCGCTATCTCAAAAAGAGTTTAATAAAATTCAAGAAGATGTCTTTAATGAACAATTAGAAGGTTTATTGAAGGATATGTTCCAGAGAAAAGAAAATAGTCGAACTTATGCGAAAGAGTTTGTTGAGGAAAAAGTTAAATCTGTCATAAAAGATAGAAAACGAGTTGAATTGAAGGGTATTATTGAGGCTGTTCAAGTAATAAATGATATTCAAGATTCATCGGAATCAGGATGGATACAAAATGACGGCGCTTGGTACTATCTAAATAATAGCGGTTCTTTAGCAAGGGGGTGGATTCAAGATAATGAACATTGGTACTATCTAAGTGAAGATGGAGCCCTGGTAACAGGTTGGTTTAAGTATAATGATGTCTGGTATTACTTGAAAGATAGTGGAGCTATGGCGACAGGTTGGATTCAAGATTCAGGAAAATGGTATTATTTAAATGAGGACGGATCAATGGTAACAGGTTGGTACCAAGTTGGCGAAATATGGTATTATTCATATTCTTCAGGAGAACTCGCAGTTAATACTACCATAGACGGGTATAGAGTTAATGAAAATGGAGAATGTGTTGATTAA
- a CDS encoding class II fructose-bisphosphate aldolase: protein MAIVSAEKFVQAARDNGYAVGGFNTNNLEWTQAILRAAEAKKAPVLIQTSMGAAKYMGGYKVARNLIANLVESMGITVPVAIHLDHGHYEDALECIEVGYTSIMFDGSHLPVEENLKLAKDVVEKAHAKGISVEAEVGTIGGEEDGIIGKGELAPIEDAKAMVATGIDFLAAGIGNIHGPYPANWEGLDLDHLQKLTEALPGFPIVLHGGSGIPDEQIQAAIKLGVAKVNVNTECQIAFANATRKFARDYEANEAEYDKKKLFDPRKFLADGVKAIQASVEERIDVFGSEGKA, encoded by the coding sequence ATGGCAATCGTTTCAGCAGAAAAATTTGTCCAAGCAGCTCGTGACAACGGTTATGCAGTTGGTGGATTTAACACAAACAACCTTGAGTGGACTCAAGCTATCTTGCGCGCAGCAGAAGCTAAAAAAGCTCCAGTTTTGATCCAAACTTCAATGGGTGCTGCTAAATACATGGGTGGTTACAAAGTCGCTCGCAACTTGATCGCTAACCTTGTTGAATCAATGGGTATCACTGTACCAGTAGCTATCCACCTTGACCACGGTCACTACGAAGATGCACTTGAGTGTATCGAAGTTGGTTACACTTCAATCATGTTTGACGGTTCACACCTTCCAGTTGAAGAAAACCTTAAATTGGCTAAAGACGTTGTTGAAAAAGCACACGCTAAAGGTATCTCAGTAGAAGCTGAAGTTGGTACTATCGGTGGTGAAGAAGACGGTATCATCGGTAAAGGTGAATTGGCTCCAATCGAAGACGCTAAAGCAATGGTTGCAACTGGTATCGACTTCTTGGCAGCTGGTATCGGTAACATCCACGGTCCTTACCCAGCAAACTGGGAAGGTCTTGACCTTGACCACTTGCAAAAATTGACAGAAGCTCTTCCAGGATTCCCAATCGTATTGCACGGTGGATCAGGTATTCCTGATGAGCAAATCCAAGCAGCTATCAAACTTGGTGTTGCGAAAGTTAACGTTAACACAGAATGCCAAATCGCATTCGCTAACGCAACTCGTAAATTTGCTCGTGACTACGAAGCAAACGAAGCAGAATACGACAAGAAAAAACTCTTCGACCCACGTAAATTCTTGGCTGACGGTGTAAAAGCTATCCAAGCATCAGTTGAAGAACGTATCGACGTATTCGGTTCAGAAGGTAAAGCTTAA